In Polaribacter sp. Hel_I_88, the following proteins share a genomic window:
- a CDS encoding VWA domain-containing protein: protein MYKKLFFLLIILGISIVQAQEKTITGIVYETFGPLPGVSVLVKGTTNGVQTDFDGKYSIKASIGDTLVYTYLGFKTAYKTVGKSSIINVTLLEDAQTLDEIVIVGYGTSTKNYTTSSAVSSVKASQKNKRNYNISQSLSGKVSGVQITNQPYISSAIRIRGNSSISNNNEPLYVVDGVPINNNYNSIIKDLDKNSIEKINVLKDDKATSLYGNRASNGCIIITTKKGNYSLENDESYAQINENKFKRVQLSPLSTFSIDVDKASYSNVRRMINNGEKVPFNAVKIEEMINYFDYQYPQPKGEHPFSINTEFVETPWNTTTKLVKIGLQGKTFEQEDLPASNLTFLIDVSGSMGAQNKLPLLKSAFKLLVNQLRKEDKVAIVVYAGAAGVVLKPTSGNQKEKILNALNNLESGGSTAGGKGIKLAYKLAEKNFKKNGNNRVILATDGDFNVGASSDERMEKLIAKKRETGVFLSVLGFGYGNYKDSKLEILADKGNGNHAYIDTMQEAQKVFGQEFGGTLHTIAKDVKIQVEFNPNKVKGYRLIGYENRLLNDEDFIDDSIDAGELGAGHKVTALYEIILAGTENEFLKVVPDLKYTGNNSKLSTNNNELFTVKFRYKKPSEDKSFEMIHIQNDEITNASEDMKFATAVALFGLKLRKSQYINKIENSTIIELAKNGKGEDVNGYRAEFIRLVKSI from the coding sequence ATGTATAAAAAATTATTTTTTCTATTGATAATTTTAGGGATTTCAATAGTACAAGCTCAAGAAAAAACAATTACAGGAATTGTTTACGAAACTTTTGGTCCTTTACCAGGAGTTAGTGTTTTAGTAAAAGGAACCACAAATGGAGTGCAAACCGATTTTGATGGTAAATACTCAATTAAAGCATCAATAGGAGATACTTTAGTTTACACTTATTTAGGTTTTAAAACAGCTTATAAAACTGTTGGAAAATCTTCTATTATCAATGTTACTTTACTTGAAGATGCACAAACTTTAGATGAAATTGTAATTGTAGGTTATGGAACATCAACAAAAAATTACACAACTAGTTCAGCAGTTTCATCAGTAAAAGCAAGTCAAAAAAACAAAAGAAATTATAACATTAGCCAATCTTTGAGTGGTAAAGTTTCTGGAGTTCAAATTACGAATCAACCATATATAAGTTCAGCTATAAGAATTAGAGGAAACTCATCAATTTCAAATAATAATGAACCTTTATATGTTGTAGATGGTGTACCTATCAACAATAATTATAATTCAATTATTAAAGATTTAGATAAAAATTCCATAGAAAAAATAAATGTTCTTAAAGATGATAAAGCAACTAGTTTATATGGAAATCGAGCTTCAAATGGTTGCATTATCATCACTACAAAAAAAGGAAATTATAGTTTAGAAAATGATGAATCTTATGCCCAAATTAACGAGAATAAATTTAAACGAGTACAACTTTCTCCTTTATCTACTTTTTCAATAGACGTTGATAAAGCCTCTTATAGCAATGTAAGAAGAATGATAAATAATGGCGAAAAAGTTCCATTTAATGCTGTTAAAATCGAGGAAATGATCAATTATTTTGATTATCAATATCCACAGCCTAAAGGTGAACATCCTTTTTCAATTAATACAGAATTTGTAGAAACACCTTGGAATACAACTACAAAATTGGTTAAAATTGGTTTGCAGGGTAAAACTTTTGAGCAGGAAGATTTGCCAGCATCCAACCTTACTTTTTTAATTGATGTTTCTGGATCTATGGGTGCTCAAAATAAATTACCTTTATTAAAATCGGCTTTTAAACTTTTGGTAAATCAGCTAAGAAAAGAAGATAAAGTTGCCATTGTTGTTTATGCAGGAGCTGCTGGAGTTGTTTTAAAACCAACTTCTGGAAATCAAAAAGAAAAGATATTAAATGCTTTAAATAATTTAGAATCTGGAGGATCTACAGCTGGTGGAAAAGGAATAAAATTAGCCTATAAATTGGCAGAGAAAAACTTTAAAAAGAATGGCAATAATAGAGTAATTCTTGCAACAGATGGCGATTTTAATGTGGGGGCTTCAAGTGATGAAAGAATGGAAAAACTAATTGCTAAAAAAAGAGAAACTGGTGTTTTTCTGTCGGTTTTAGGTTTTGGTTATGGCAATTATAAAGATTCTAAATTAGAAATTTTAGCCGATAAAGGAAATGGAAATCATGCTTATATTGATACAATGCAAGAAGCTCAAAAAGTTTTTGGACAAGAATTTGGAGGTACTTTACACACGATTGCTAAAGATGTAAAAATTCAAGTTGAGTTTAATCCTAATAAAGTAAAAGGATATAGATTAATTGGTTATGAAAACAGATTATTAAATGATGAAGATTTTATAGATGATTCAATTGATGCAGGAGAATTAGGTGCAGGTCATAAAGTAACAGCTTTATACGAAATAATTTTAGCTGGAACAGAAAATGAATTTTTGAAAGTAGTTCCTGATTTAAAATACACTGGGAATAATTCAAAATTATCAACAAATAATAATGAATTATTTACAGTAAAATTTAGATATAAAAAACCATCAGAAGATAAAAGTTTTGAAATGATTCATATTCAGAATGATGAAATTACAAATGCTTCTGAAGATATGAAATTTGCTACAGCAGTTGCTTTGTTTGGGTTGAAATTAAGAAAATCTCAATATATAAATAAAATTGAAAATTCGACAATTATTGAATTGGCAAAAAATGGAAAAGGAGAAGATGTAAATGGTTACAGAGCAGAATTTATAAGATTGGTAAAAAGTATTTAA
- a CDS encoding peptidoglycan-binding protein, whose product MKQIIIFLLVIIALGIGYGKYMQYKRYNSTEIKYQTDKNIDVSYHNQELLMNYYEAVEALDSYIMLQWSANEIDVRVPEEDDIETKVALENYAKKLAKVHYYEAILENSTKLKEKGLDNSEVKFLENQGIDLKTYKRKLKYSKIKNLFNSNVKLYNGEKNAIIFEVQKELNRKGDSITVDGVYRFETLNAIKDFEQKNNLLADGYLDDLTLEMIFE is encoded by the coding sequence ATGAAACAAATCATCATTTTTTTACTGGTAATTATTGCTTTGGGTATTGGTTATGGAAAATATATGCAATACAAAAGGTATAATTCTACAGAAATTAAGTATCAAACTGATAAAAACATTGATGTTTCTTATCACAATCAAGAACTTTTAATGAATTATTATGAAGCTGTTGAGGCTTTAGATAGTTATATAATGTTGCAATGGTCTGCCAATGAAATTGATGTGAGAGTTCCAGAAGAAGACGATATTGAAACTAAAGTTGCTTTAGAAAACTACGCTAAAAAACTTGCTAAGGTTCATTATTATGAAGCTATTCTTGAAAACTCTACCAAACTAAAAGAAAAAGGCCTTGATAATAGCGAAGTAAAATTTCTTGAAAATCAAGGGATTGATTTAAAAACTTACAAAAGAAAATTAAAATACAGTAAAATTAAAAACCTTTTCAATTCGAACGTGAAACTTTATAATGGCGAAAAAAATGCGATTATTTTTGAAGTTCAAAAAGAACTGAATCGAAAAGGTGATAGTATTACTGTTGATGGTGTTTACAGGTTTGAAACTTTAAACGCGATTAAAGATTTTGAGCAAAAAAACAATCTTTTAGCTGATGGTTATTTAGATGATTTAACCTTGGAAATGATTTTTGAGTAA
- a CDS encoding metallophosphatase domain-containing protein has translation MKIVLISDTHTNHNFRIPEGDILIHAGDVSSRGTKAEIDVFIKWFQSHPHKHKIFIAGNHDFYFEDAAKNKEKPEFENLIYLNDSGCEINGLKFWGSPIQPTFFDWAFNRERGAEIKKHWDLIPTDTDILITHGPPYKILDLTTKGTYSGCKELKKKVFAIQPKLHVFGHIHEGYGTTTINKTLFINASLLNEKYQSAHIPIVIDL, from the coding sequence ATGAAAATTGTTTTAATTTCTGATACACATACCAATCACAACTTTAGGATTCCTGAAGGCGATATATTAATTCACGCTGGCGATGTTTCTTCTAGAGGCACAAAAGCAGAAATTGATGTTTTTATAAAATGGTTTCAATCACATCCTCACAAACACAAAATTTTTATTGCTGGGAATCACGATTTTTATTTTGAAGATGCAGCTAAAAATAAAGAGAAACCTGAGTTCGAAAATCTTATTTATTTAAACGATTCTGGTTGCGAAATAAATGGTTTAAAATTTTGGGGATCTCCCATTCAGCCTACTTTTTTTGATTGGGCTTTTAATAGAGAAAGAGGTGCTGAAATAAAAAAACATTGGGATTTAATACCTACAGATACAGATATTTTAATCACACATGGACCACCATACAAAATTTTAGATTTAACAACAAAAGGAACATATTCTGGCTGTAAAGAACTAAAAAAGAAGGTTTTTGCAATTCAACCAAAATTGCATGTTTTTGGTCATATTCATGAAGGTTATGGCACAACTACTATTAATAAAACGCTTTTTATTAACGCTTCTTTATTAAATGAAAAGTATCAAAGTGCGCACATTCCTATTGTAATTGATTTATAA
- a CDS encoding YafY family protein, producing the protein MASNKNALIRYKTIDYCLRNNFKKWTLDDLIEACSDALYEYEGKDINVSKRTIQLDIQLMRSDKLGYNAPIEVYEKRFYKYSEPNFSITNIPVTDNDVKVMNEAIQLLRQFKDFSLFKEMNGVLQRLEDSVYSSQKNKKSIIHLDKNEQLKGLEFIDPIYQAIQQKKVIVINYQSFKAHKPSDMIVHPQLLKEFNNRWFVLCLNKKRFYTLALDRIIAISKENNIEYKDENVDGDTYYKDVIGATVSNTRPQRIQFWIEKKNAPYVITKPFHKSQRVIKHTEDGVIFNIFVQINFELERKILGFGELIEILKPEKFRNLIFAKLQKATSNYQ; encoded by the coding sequence ATGGCATCCAACAAAAACGCACTTATCAGATACAAAACCATTGATTATTGTTTACGCAACAACTTCAAAAAATGGACTTTAGATGATTTAATTGAAGCCTGCTCTGATGCTTTGTATGAATATGAAGGCAAAGACATAAATGTTAGTAAACGAACTATTCAGTTAGATATTCAATTAATGCGAAGTGATAAATTGGGTTACAATGCACCTATCGAAGTTTACGAAAAACGGTTTTATAAATATAGTGAACCCAATTTTAGCATCACAAATATTCCTGTAACAGACAATGATGTAAAAGTGATGAATGAAGCCATACAATTATTGCGTCAGTTTAAAGATTTCTCTTTATTTAAAGAGATGAATGGCGTTTTACAACGGTTGGAAGATTCTGTATATTCATCACAAAAAAACAAAAAATCAATTATTCATTTAGATAAAAATGAACAATTAAAAGGTTTGGAATTTATAGATCCTATTTATCAAGCAATTCAACAGAAAAAAGTAATTGTTATAAATTATCAATCTTTTAAAGCACATAAACCAAGTGATATGATTGTGCATCCACAGTTATTAAAGGAATTTAATAATCGGTGGTTTGTGTTGTGTTTAAATAAAAAAAGATTTTACACATTAGCTTTAGATAGAATTATTGCAATATCCAAAGAAAATAATATTGAGTATAAAGATGAAAATGTTGATGGAGATACTTATTATAAAGATGTAATTGGTGCAACAGTTTCTAATACTAGACCTCAAAGAATACAATTTTGGATAGAAAAAAAGAATGCACCTTATGTAATTACGAAACCATTTCATAAATCTCAAAGAGTCATAAAACATACAGAAGATGGTGTAATATTTAATATTTTTGTTCAAATAAATTTTGAACTTGAACGTAAAATTTTAGGTTTTGGCGAACTTATTGAAATTTTAAAACCAGAGAAATTTAGAAATCTAATTTTTGCAAAACTCCAGAAGGCAACTTCAAATTATCAATAA
- a CDS encoding IS110 family transposase, with protein sequence MKIKQTIGIDISKLTFDVRIHSNQCYQSFENNSKGFKALVKWVEKNNPISKEQTLFVLEHTGIYSEEISLFFDINNFYFALIPGLEIKKSLGISRGKDDKVDATKIALYGYRLRDEIKPYKLPSKNIHQLKRLLTLRERLVKQNAGYKATLKEQKRIYTRKENQLLIETQEKMIKYFTKQIKNIEAEMNVIIKANEQLKKQYKLIVSIKGVGSQTALFMIVTTNGFTKFASWRKFASYCGIAPFPNTSGTSIRGRTKVSNLANKKIKSLFDMCAKSAIQNNPEMKIFYHRRLEQGKNKMSTINIIRNKLLSRIFATIKRQTPYVDVLKYAA encoded by the coding sequence ATGAAAATTAAACAAACTATTGGTATTGACATTAGCAAATTAACTTTTGATGTCCGTATTCACAGTAACCAGTGTTATCAATCATTTGAAAACAACTCAAAAGGATTTAAAGCACTTGTAAAATGGGTCGAAAAAAACAACCCAATTTCTAAAGAGCAAACTTTATTTGTTTTAGAACATACAGGTATTTATTCTGAAGAAATCTCATTATTTTTTGATATAAATAACTTTTATTTTGCACTAATTCCAGGTTTAGAAATAAAGAAATCCCTTGGTATTTCTAGAGGAAAAGATGATAAAGTAGATGCCACAAAAATAGCACTTTATGGGTATCGATTAAGAGATGAAATTAAACCTTATAAACTTCCATCAAAAAATATTCATCAACTAAAACGCTTATTAACATTAAGAGAAAGGCTAGTAAAACAAAATGCTGGTTATAAAGCAACACTTAAAGAACAAAAAAGAATTTATACTAGAAAAGAGAATCAACTTCTTATAGAAACCCAAGAGAAAATGATAAAATATTTTACCAAACAAATTAAGAATATTGAGGCTGAAATGAACGTAATAATTAAGGCTAATGAACAACTTAAAAAACAATATAAACTAATTGTGAGTATCAAAGGAGTGGGTAGTCAGACAGCTTTATTTATGATTGTAACAACAAACGGATTTACAAAGTTTGCTTCTTGGAGAAAGTTTGCTTCTTATTGTGGAATTGCACCTTTCCCTAATACCTCTGGAACAAGTATTAGAGGAAGAACTAAAGTGAGTAATCTTGCTAACAAAAAAATAAAAAGCCTCTTTGATATGTGTGCAAAATCAGCAATACAAAATAACCCAGAAATGAAAATATTTTACCATAGAAGACTCGAACAAGGAAAAAATAAAATGAGCACAATTAACATCATAAGAAATAAACTATTATCACGAATTTTTGCTACTATAAAAAGACAAACTCCTTATGTAGATGTATTAAAATATGCTGCGTAA
- a CDS encoding RtcB family protein, which translates to MEHKMNITGKEIIELGFKSAKWFPEAIEFINTNQLSKEEMINYLAQFKVEQIDLLTNPADFKINIKAKNELEDINVNSVVKSMEVLMKTPTIVNGAIMPDACPTGSSGTIPVGGIVVAKNAIHPGMHSADICCSVMLTDFGKADPKQVLDAAHSITHFGPGGRDRNTQFRFPMDLLAEIEASPFLNNQKCISAARSHLGTQGDGNHFLFVGTSKNTGNTMLITHHGSRGFGANLYSSGMKVAEKFRKEISPETLKQNAWIPFETEEGKNYWEALQIIRKWTKLNHEVLHDATLHTIGMQPENRFWNEHNFVFKDGDLFYHAKGATPLDAKFMPDITGPRLIPLNMAEPVLIVEGKTTENNLGFAPHGAGRNVSRTQHRKSKTGTVKDIFREETKGLDIRFFSKEIDITELPSAYKNAATVRNQMDEFGLGEVIDEVIPYGCIMAGDWQKNAPWKNKRRQDKRNRNNGRN; encoded by the coding sequence ATGGAACATAAAATGAACATCACAGGAAAAGAGATTATTGAATTAGGTTTTAAATCTGCAAAATGGTTTCCGGAAGCGATTGAATTTATCAATACAAATCAATTATCAAAAGAGGAAATGATAAACTATTTAGCCCAATTTAAAGTTGAGCAAATTGACTTGTTGACAAATCCTGCTGATTTTAAAATCAATATAAAAGCTAAAAATGAGTTGGAAGATATTAATGTGAATTCGGTTGTAAAATCGATGGAAGTTTTAATGAAAACACCAACTATTGTAAATGGCGCAATTATGCCAGATGCTTGTCCTACAGGTTCTTCAGGTACAATTCCTGTTGGTGGAATTGTAGTTGCAAAAAACGCCATTCATCCAGGCATGCACTCTGCAGATATTTGTTGTTCTGTGATGCTAACCGATTTTGGAAAAGCAGATCCTAAACAAGTTTTAGATGCTGCACATTCCATTACACATTTTGGTCCTGGAGGTAGAGATAGAAATACACAGTTTCGTTTTCCTATGGATTTATTGGCGGAAATTGAAGCGAGTCCGTTTTTGAACAATCAAAAATGTATTTCTGCTGCCAGAAGTCACTTAGGAACGCAAGGAGATGGAAACCACTTTTTGTTTGTGGGCACATCTAAAAATACAGGAAATACGATGTTAATTACTCATCATGGTTCTAGAGGTTTTGGTGCGAATTTATATTCAAGTGGAATGAAAGTTGCCGAGAAATTTAGAAAGGAAATTTCACCAGAAACCTTAAAACAAAATGCGTGGATTCCTTTTGAAACTGAAGAAGGAAAAAACTATTGGGAAGCGTTGCAAATTATTAGAAAATGGACAAAGTTAAACCACGAAGTTTTGCACGATGCAACTTTGCATACAATAGGAATGCAACCAGAAAATAGATTTTGGAACGAACATAATTTCGTTTTTAAAGATGGTGATTTATTTTACCACGCAAAAGGTGCAACTCCTTTAGATGCCAAGTTTATGCCAGATATTACTGGTCCAAGATTAATTCCGTTAAATATGGCTGAACCAGTTTTAATTGTGGAAGGAAAAACTACTGAAAATAATTTAGGTTTTGCGCCTCATGGAGCAGGAAGAAATGTGAGTAGAACGCAACATAGGAAAAGCAAAACAGGCACAGTAAAAGATATTTTTAGAGAAGAAACCAAAGGTTTAGATATCCGTTTTTTCTCCAAAGAAATTGATATTACAGAATTGCCTTCTGCTTACAAAAATGCAGCAACAGTAAGAAACCAAATGGACGAATTTGGTTTAGGTGAAGTTATTGATGAAGTAATCCCTTATGGTTGTATTATGGCTGGAGATTGGCAAAAAAATGCCCCTTGGAAAAATAAGAGGAGACAGGATAAAAGGAATAGGAATAATGGAAGAAATTAA
- a CDS encoding nucleotidyltransferase domain-containing protein: MEINNKLKVIEKSKNVNILFACESGSRAWGFASPDSDFDVRFIYTKPLEWYLSVLEKKDSIDIMDGDFDAVGWEIKKQLKLMMKSNIPALEHLFSPIIYKGNDVLVDEMRAIGLECFSPIKSMFHYLSMSKKYEAKLHKEEVKLKDLFYALRTAFAGKWILENNSLPPVIFEKMLHLVDENSENEIRNLMKIKSENGESYLHPKNEKVVNLVSEIIAKNCKYAKTLPSGKPNKDKINSFLYKILTNENNIST; encoded by the coding sequence ATGGAAATAAATAACAAACTAAAAGTAATAGAAAAAAGCAAAAATGTAAACATCCTTTTTGCTTGCGAATCTGGAAGTAGAGCTTGGGGTTTTGCTTCACCAGATTCAGATTTTGATGTACGTTTTATATACACAAAACCATTAGAATGGTATTTGTCAGTATTAGAAAAAAAAGATTCCATAGATATTATGGATGGAGATTTTGATGCTGTTGGTTGGGAAATCAAAAAACAATTAAAGTTGATGATGAAATCGAACATCCCAGCTTTAGAACATTTGTTTTCGCCAATAATTTATAAAGGTAATGATGTTTTGGTTGATGAAATGAGAGCAATTGGTTTGGAATGTTTTTCGCCCATAAAATCGATGTTTCATTATTTGAGTATGAGCAAAAAGTATGAAGCTAAATTACATAAAGAAGAGGTTAAGTTAAAAGATTTATTTTATGCTTTAAGAACTGCTTTTGCAGGAAAATGGATTTTAGAAAACAATTCTTTACCTCCAGTAATTTTTGAAAAAATGTTGCATTTAGTTGATGAAAATTCAGAAAATGAAATTAGAAACTTAATGAAAATTAAAAGTGAAAATGGAGAAAGCTATTTGCATCCAAAGAATGAAAAAGTTGTAAATTTAGTTTCAGAAATTATTGCTAAAAATTGTAAATATGCAAAAACTTTACCATCAGGAAAACCAAATAAAGATAAAATTAATAGTTTTCTATATAAAATATTAACAAATGAAAACAATATCAGCACTTAA
- a CDS encoding nucleotidyltransferase domain-containing protein: MKTISALKKSGSIIFECISGSKAYGLATPNSDTDIRGVFILPKEQFYSLDYVGQINNETNDEAYYELRKFIELCAKNNPNILEMLNVPDECVLYKHPLFDEIKEEIFLSKLCKDTFANYAFTQIKKARGLNKKITNPVEKKRKSVDDFCFIRTGKKSIKLVDFLSENNLKSAFCGLVKIPHIKDCFNLFYSETENYQGVSRENANEVCLSSVDKTEQAIAMLYFNKDGYSTYCKKYKEYWSWVEKRNRERYKSNISHDKNYDAKNMMHTFRLLNMAKEIGEESIINVKRKDRDFLLLIKNAEFEYEDLVEKAEIIKNQLDVIYALSNLQEKPDLRVVNELLVSLRSKFYSF, encoded by the coding sequence ATGAAAACAATATCAGCACTTAAAAAATCAGGAAGCATAATATTTGAATGTATAAGTGGTAGCAAGGCTTATGGTCTTGCTACGCCTAATTCTGATACAGATATTAGAGGCGTTTTTATATTACCAAAAGAACAATTTTATTCGTTAGATTATGTTGGTCAAATTAATAACGAAACAAATGATGAGGCTTATTATGAATTGCGAAAATTTATAGAATTATGTGCTAAAAACAATCCCAATATTTTAGAAATGCTTAATGTGCCTGATGAATGTGTTTTGTATAAACATCCATTATTTGATGAAATAAAGGAAGAAATTTTCTTATCGAAATTATGCAAAGATACTTTCGCAAACTATGCGTTTACGCAAATTAAAAAAGCACGAGGATTAAACAAGAAAATAACAAATCCTGTTGAAAAAAAAAGAAAATCTGTTGATGATTTTTGTTTTATTAGAACTGGTAAAAAATCGATAAAATTAGTTGACTTTTTATCAGAAAATAATTTAAAAAGTGCCTTTTGTGGTTTAGTTAAGATACCTCATATAAAAGATTGTTTTAATCTGTTTTATAGCGAAACTGAAAACTATCAAGGTGTTTCTAGAGAAAATGCCAATGAAGTATGTTTAAGTTCGGTTGATAAAACTGAGCAGGCTATTGCAATGCTCTATTTTAATAAGGATGGTTATTCAACATATTGTAAAAAGTACAAAGAGTATTGGTCTTGGGTAGAGAAAAGAAATAGGGAACGTTATAAAAGTAATATTTCTCATGATAAAAATTACGATGCTAAAAATATGATGCACACTTTTAGACTGCTAAATATGGCAAAGGAAATAGGAGAGGAGAGTATAATTAATGTAAAAAGAAAAGACAGAGATTTTTTATTGTTAATTAAAAATGCTGAATTTGAATATGAAGATTTAGTTGAAAAAGCTGAAATTATTAAAAATCAATTAGATGTTATTTACGCATTATCTAATCTTCAAGAAAAGCCAGATTTAAGAGTCGTAAATGAGTTGTTAGTTTCTTTGAGAAGTAAGTTTTACTCATTTTAA